One window of Oreochromis niloticus isolate F11D_XX linkage group LG23, O_niloticus_UMD_NMBU, whole genome shotgun sequence genomic DNA carries:
- the LOC102081515 gene encoding uncharacterized protein LOC102081515 isoform X11 encodes MLCFAAQKKNVMCKYEDLGAFWLDTTIFTFTWSMSAVEYVRRARTNLVRTLKGLTTVIVENLYQRGVFSEEEVSKINTERDDFDKNRGIVDTVIKGGEAACYEFLRIIDITRKRSTERPPSFLENTDSNSSSRDKFDLSYWISCFSFKEDTNMDVTYLQGPSPCHRYQQKLKSKAQKISERSWTQSKAVLFNKETSLSYSSLVLDTQGQASASKIKKSKIKKSRKVRTKKLKAHIPEDKQETSPSELLKTYERKILLVGKPGIGKTAVVHQMLKLWSEKDNKDIDYMFYFDMRETPNITEVHKLKDLLFCKFSEPDEGKDKVLEDLKNNADSVTIIFDGVADVPSSSTQSVVLELIQKTLLPEAKIIITCRPEVESADFLLDWDCLRVEVKGFSEQGIREYLSKNLSEEHFSKVLCNLELFSLCHVPMYALMVVACFSFEGTVFCPHPCTVTEIYLNILHFCNQRNVGKTSENEAVQCNAILSLAEAAFYATKGKNVNLTSLTQIDRCANLGFMNKLLIQAGPVQKKPLCAFLHYTIQEVFAALWLLKDPERIRSVVQQCLTDDIKHMKHLVPFLCGLLNEKNMDLLQFLFTSQHLRETSGWFFKHLVTTFVDCSDTEDCEIDLLFLCQCLYESQSAEACVYLLDKLDYSLDLSGETLNPQQCYAVSYIISQSKERKIQLNLEDTTVSKQGVRPLLGCLSKLQRTDFLSWQLWTICLLSEVEVDYISLLCFAENQLHLSVNSQTQLYDRAGKVLQKSAEKVKVCLHWDHRSSVYQSVSKFLLLCLPNIHSLSVDTKTSDEAVRFFVNLFCAAAEREQQTGEKILELLSSVCTYQTFPVNEKDMDDDNDDDDDDMKKRQCDHLLDLYSKVKDCETKTGLSVLPSLQSVFQSAPAVWSINLSERTTSILLEVLKLQPEKKQVELTQYTHKKSKIRSFLQCLPYISQLSVDSLGPRLHEAVRFFVNLFCAAAEREQQTGEKILELLSSVCRCHNFPYVNTNLTDYGKKCQSDFLLDLYSKVKDCESKTGLSVLPSLQSVFQSAPAVWSINLSERKTSILLEVLKLQPEKKQVELTQYTHKKSKIRSFLQCLPYISQLSVDTKTSDEDRTKFFVNLFCAAAEREQQTGEKILELLSSVCTYQTFPFNERCKDDDDDMKKRQCDHLLDLYSKVKDCEAKTGLSVLPSLQSVFQSAPAVWFINLSERKTSILLEVLKLQPEKKQVELTQYTHKKSKIRSFLQCLPYISQLSVYFEDPDEEIRFFVNLFCAAAEREQQTGETILELLSSVCTFNMFPFDGYDDDLDKYRCDLLLDMCSDVKDCETKTGLSVLPSLQSVFQSAPAVWFINLSERKTSILLEVLKLQPEKKQVELTQYTHKKSKIRSFLQCLPYISQLSYSVYPDWTDPFEGARFFVNLFCAAAEREQQTGETILELLSSVCTYQTFPVNDIFINDCYRSDFLLDLYCHVKDYETKTGLSVLPSIQSVFQSAPAVWSINFIYTNFSILLEVLKLQSEKKQVELREWPEEEEEEDSVLRSFLQCLPYISQLSCDPDFFQSVCTSMSVRSREEAQQLKSLLQLLGFQLLLTGELHRKSCWSVGRVLKLCSSKVDLILTPSKMSARGAALLFRHTTQLHSLRLSIDMSLLLFQWVRRGRVVCPLAVEELSLVPKKARPSHRVMLRAVSSLASLLRYWTVARLDLTETCIPAQGLITLLLHDGPLTVKLSEESFQQLLCLLHEIQDKDLTLSFLSKVGGDLTSCCLNWELLHYLLQQSSAQTITVDLRKNFFLQEETTRLLPFLDRIVFKRPSPSFVMSSIRELYRAHDSHAVPSLLRSFGHVINLSSRELDSVDCAALIFILKHGDGVKLNLLWTSIPAEGVESILFMLDKVSHLSVDRNQLLRFIHCCAACDVQQEAASGLLRTLQHSLDLSCSSCVELPEEDQPEPLSLTADDCRAVSTILTHSSRDTQLDLRDCEVEDSVLDLLFPVLHRVRLRVSKTVLLQLLSLVPVNSERDTVRRAVSLCGALGGELDLSHSTLDQRACGALVQMLDSCEGLTELDLSHCQLTDQLLLPLITHLHKVQVLDLSHNQITDASTDVLLQLLSINPSIDCVRLYSNNIVHRAAFKEHKQFEVW; translated from the exons CCACAGATACCAGCAAAAGCTGAAATCCAAAGCTCAGAAGATTTCAGAAAGATCATGGACCCAAAGTAAAGCAGTCCTGTTCAACAAGGAGACATCTTTGTCGTACTCGTCACTTGTGTTAGACACACAAGGACAGGCTTCAgcatccaaaataaaaaaatcaaagatcAAGAAAAGCAGGAAGGTTCGTACTAAAAAACTAAAGGCCCACATACCTGAGGACAAACAGGAAACTTCCCCCAGTGAACTGCTGAAAACGTATGAAAGAAAAATCCTTTTGGTAGGAAAACCTGGAATTGGGAAAACGGCTGTGGTCCATCAGATGTTGAAACTGTGGTCAGAGAAAGACAACAAGGATATAGATTACATGTTCTACTTTGATATGAGAGAAACACCCAACATCACAGAGGTCCATAAACTGAAGGATCTTCTCTTCTGTAAGTTCAGTGAACCAGATGAAGGCAAAGACAAAGTCTTAGAGGATTTAAAGAATAATGCTGACAGTGTTACTATAATTTTTGATGGAGTGGCAGATGTCCCCTCTTCATCAACCCAGTCTGTAGTGCTGGAGCTCATACAGAAGACTCTTCTACCTGAAGCAAAGATCATCATCACCTGCAGACCAGAGGTGGAGTCAGCAGACTTCCTGTTAGATTGGGACTGTCTCAGAGTGGAAGTgaaaggcttcagtgaacagggCATCAGAGAGTACTTATCCAAGAATCTGAGTGAGGAACACTTCAGCAAAGTTTTGTGTAACTTGGAGTTGTTCTCTCTGTGCCATGTCCCCATGTACGCCCTGATGGTGGTTGCCTGCTTTAGTTTTGAAGGCACAGTTTTCTGTCCGCATCCCTGCACAGTTACCGAAATATACCTCAATATCCTCCATTTCTGCAATCAGAGAAATGTTGGAAAGacatctgaaaatgaagccgtccAGTGCAATGCAATACTATCTTTAGCTGAAGCTGCTTTTTAtgcaacaaaaggaaaaaatgtgaaCCTGACATCACTAACCCAGATTGACAGGTGTGCTAATTTGGGCTTTATGAACAAACTTCTAATTCAAGCCGGTCCCGTTCAAAAGAAACCCTTGTGTGCTTTTCTCCACTACACAATTCAGGAGGTTTTTGCAGCTCTGTGGCTCCTGAAGGATCCAGAAAGGATCAGGAGTGTTGTTCAACAGTGTCTCACTGACGACATCAAACACATGAAACATTTGGTTCCTTTTTTGTGTGGACTGTTAAATGAGAAGAACATGGACTTGTTACAATTTCTGTTTACTTCTCAGCATCTCAGAGAAACATCTGGCTGGTTCTTCAAACACTTGGTGACCACCTTTGTAGATTGTAGTGACACTGAGGACTGTGAAATAGACTTGCTGTTCTTATGTCAGTGTCTCTATGAGTCTCAGTCTGCTGAAGCCTGTGTTTATCTTCTGGATAAACTGGACTACTCTCTTGATCTGAGTGGGGAGACTCTCAATCCTCAGCAATGCTATGCCGTGTCCTATATAATCAGCCAGAGTAAGGAGAGGAAAATACAGCTGAACCTGGAGGATACAACAGTATCAAAACAAGGAGTGAGACCATTACTAGGATGTCTGAGCAAACTACAAAG GACTGACTTCTTATCATGGCAGCTGTGGACCATTTGTCTTCTcagtgaggtggaggtggattacATCAGCTTACTTTGCTTTGCTGAAAACCAGCTGCACCTTTCAGTAAACAGTCAAACACAACTCTATGACCGAGCTGGAAAAGTTCTGCAGAAAAGTGCTGAGAAGGTTAAAGTCTGCCTCCACTGGGATCACAGAAGTTCTGTTTACCAATCTGTCAGCAAGTTTCTCTTACTGTGTTTACCCAACATCCACTCACTCAG TGTTGATACAAAGACATCAG ATGAAGCAGTCAGGTTCTTTGTgaatctgttctgtgcagcagcagagagagaacagcagacaggagagaagatactggagctgttatcatcagtgtgcaC ATATCAAACATTCCCTGTTAATGAGAAAGACATGGATGATGACAATGACGATGACGACGATGATATGAAGAAACGTCAGTGTGATCACCTCCTTGATCTGTACTCCAAAGTGAAGGACTGTGAGACTAAAACAGGCTtgagtgtccttccatcattacagtcagttttccagtcagctcctgcagtctggtccataaacctctcagagagaacgacctccatcctcctggaagtgctgaaactccaaccagagaagaaacaagtggagctgacaCAGTACACTCATAAAAAGAGTAAAATTAGGAGTTTCCtgcagtgtctgccttatatctcacagctcag TGTTGATAGTTTGGGGCCACGTCTTCATGAAGCAGTCAGGTTCTTTGTgaatctgttctgtgcagcagcagagagagaacagcagacaggagagaagatactggagctgttatcatcagtgtgcCGATGTCACAATTTCCCCTATGTTAACACAAACTTGACTGATTATGGAAAGAAATGTCAGTCTGATTTCCTGCTGGATCTGTACTCCAAAGTGAAGGACTGTGAGTCTAAAACAGGCTtgagtgtccttccatcattacagtcagttttccagtcagctcctgcagtctggtccataaacctctcagagagaaagacctccatcctcctggaagtgctgaaactccaaccagagaagaaacaagtggagctgacaCAGTACACTCATAAAAAGAGTAAAATTAGGAGTTTCCtgcagtgtctgccttatatctcacagctcag TGTTGATACAAAGACATCAGATGAAGACAGAACAAAGTTCTTTGTgaatctgttctgtgcagcagcagagagagaacagcagacaggagagaagatactggagctgttatcatcagtgtgcaCATATCAAACATTCCCTTTTAATGAGAGATGcaaggatgatgatgatgatatgaAGAAACGTCAGTGTGATCACCTCCTGGATCTGTACTCCAAAGTGAAGGACTGTGAGGCTAAAACTGGCTtgagtgtccttccatcattacagtcagttttccagtcagctcctgcagtctggttcataaacctctcagagagaaagacctccatcctcctggaagtgctgaaactccaaccagagaagaaacaagtggagctgacaCAGTACACTCATAAAAAGAGTAAAATTAGGAGTTTCCtgcagtgtctgccttatatctcacagctcag TGTTTATTTTGAGGATCCAGATGAAGAAATCAGGTTCTTTGTgaatctgttctgtgcagcagcagagagagaacagcagacaggagagacgatactggagctgttatcatcagtgtgcaCATTTAACATGTTCCCTTTTGATGGCTATGATGATGATTTGGACAAATATCGGTGTGATCTCCTCCTGGATATGTGCTCTGATGTGAAGGACTGTGAGACTAAAACAGGCTtgagtgtccttccatcattacagtcagttttccagtcagctcctgcagtctggttcataaacctctcagagagaaagacctccatcctcctggaagtgctgaaactccaaccagagaagaaacaagtggagctgacaCAGTACACTCATAAAAAGAGTAAAATTAGGAGTTTCCtgcagtgtctgccttatatctcacagctcag TTACAGTGTTTATCCTGATTGGACAGATCCATTTGAGGGCGCCAGGTTCTTTGTgaatctgttctgtgcagcagcagagagagaacagcagacaggagagacgatactggagctgttatcatcagtgtgcaCATATCAAACATTCCCTGTTAATGACATTTTCATTAATGATTGTTATCGGTCTGATTTCCTGTTGGATCTGTACTGCCACGTGAAGGACTATGAGACTAAAACAGGCTTGAGTGTCCTCCCATCAAtacagtcagttttccagtcagctcctgcagtctggtccaTAAACTTCATATACACCAACTTCTCCATCCTCCTAGAAGTACTGAAACTCCAAtcagagaagaaacaagtggagctgagaGAATggccagaagaagaagaagaagaagacagtgTACTGAGGAGTTTCCtgcagtgtctgccttatatctcacagctcag CTGTGATCCAGACTTCTTCCAGAGTGTGTGTACATCCATGTCTGTAAGATCCAGAGAGGAGGCCCAGCAGCTGAAGtctctgctgcagctcctggGGTTCCAGCTGCTGTTAACAGGAGAGTTACACAGGAAAAGCTGCTGGTCTGTGGGGAGAGTTCTCAAACTGTGCAGCTCTAAAGTGGATCTCATCCTCACACCCAGCAAGATGTCTGCCAGAGGAGCCGCTCTCCTCTttagacacacaacacaactaCACAGTCTGAG GCTTTCCATCGACATGTCCTTGCTCCTGTTTCAGTGGGTAAGAAGAGGCAGAGTGGTCTGTCCGCTGGCTGTTGAAGAGCTTTCTCTTGTGCCTAAGAAAGCCCGACCATCACACAGAGTAATGTTGAGGGCTGTCAGTAGTTTGGCTTCCCTGCTGAGATACTGGACAGTCGCACGGTTAGACCTGACTGAGACCTGCATCCCTGCTCAGGGTCTCATTACACTGCTGCTCCATGATGGTCCTCTAACAGTCAA ACTGAGTGAAGAGAGCTTCCAGCAGCTTCTGTGTCTCCTCCATGAAATCCAGGACAAGGACTTGACGTTGTCCTTCCTGAGTAAGGTTGGTGGAGACCTGACCTCCTGCTGTCTGAACTGGGAGCTTCTTCACTATCTGCTGCAGCAGTCGTCAGCTCAGACCATCACTGTGGACCTGAGGAAGAACTTCTTCTTACAGGAGGAAACCACACGTCTGCTTCCCTTTCTGGACAGGATTGTGTTTAAAAG gCCCAGTCCCAGCTTTGTGATGAGCTCCATCAGAGAGCTCTACAGAGCTCATGACAGTCACGCTGTACCCAGTTTACTGAGGTCATTTGGTCATGTGATCAACCTGAGCAGCAGAGAGCTGGACTCAGtggactgtgctgctctgatcTTCATCCTCAAACACGGAGACGGAGTTAAACTGAACCTCCTGTGGACCTCCATACCAGCAGAGGGAGTAGAGTCCATCCTCTTCATGCTGGACAAAGTTTCTCATCTCAG TGTTGACAGGAACCAGCTGCTGAGGTTCATCCACTGCTGTGCTGCCTGTGACGTCCAGCAGGAGGCAGCGTCAGGCCTGCTGAGGACTCTGCAGCACAGCTTGGATCTGTCCTGCTCCTCCTGTGTGGAGCTACCAGAGGAGGATCAGCCTGAGCCTCTGAGTCTGACTGCTGATGACTGCAGGGCCGTCTCCACCATCCTGACACACAGCAGCCGGGACACACAGCTCGACCTGCGAGACTGTGAGGTGGAGGACAGCGTGCTGGACCTGCTGTTTCCTGTCCTCCACAGGGTCCGCCTCAG AGTCAGTAAAActgtcctcctccagctgctgtCTCTGGTTCCTGTGAACAGTGAGAGGGACACAGTGAGGCGGGCGGTGTCCCTGTGTGGAGCCCTGGGTGGAGAGCTGGATCTCAGTCACAGCACGCTGGATCAGAGGGCCTGTGGGGCTTTGGTCCAGATGCTGGACTCGTGTGAAGGGCTGACAGAGCTGGACCTCAGTCACTGTCAGCTCACTGACCAGCTGCTGCTCCCTCTCATCACACATCTGCACAAAGTCCAAGTCCTGGA tCTGAGTCACAATCAGATCACTGATGCTTCGACTGATGTGTTACTGCAGCTGCTCTCCATCAACCCCTCCATCGACTGTGTGCG ACTCTACAGCAACAACATCGTGCACAGAGCAGCCTTCAAGGAACACAAGCAGTTTGAGGTCTGGTGA